The Metamycoplasma gateae genome window below encodes:
- a CDS encoding DHH family phosphoesterase, whose product MAKNTWEIAKKAIESHDNIFIFHHRRPDGDCLGSQFGLRELIRTNYPEKNVYVFGDTGGIFPFFEWDFDKFEDVPKKHFENSLGVVVDANSSNRIQFAEYILDKNFTHMLRIDHHPVDPDINYDYTWEDATFAAAAEQIGYIAMKAKWKVTTKAAKYTYLGINTDSGRFQYEYVVQRTFDVMSYLHKDNDFRVWDVNFDLSKRDERKVRFAAYVLLNYKSEGKVLYFHVTKRIQKKFNLADNEANDVNILANIGDCKIWVLFIDEPDGNIRARVRSNGIWINHICEKYKPGGGHEVAAGASCRSKADMKSLIEDLKAEVIKHDRD is encoded by the coding sequence ATGGCAAAAAATACTTGAGAAATTGCTAAGAAGGCAATCGAATCTCATGATAATATTTTTATTTTTCATCATAGAAGACCAGATGGAGACTGTTTAGGTTCTCAGTTTGGATTAAGAGAATTAATTAGAACAAATTATCCAGAAAAAAATGTTTATGTTTTTGGTGATACAGGCGGAATTTTCCCATTTTTTGAATGAGACTTCGATAAATTTGAAGACGTTCCAAAAAAACATTTTGAAAATTCGCTTGGTGTTGTGGTTGATGCCAACTCATCAAATCGTATTCAATTTGCTGAATATATTCTAGATAAAAATTTCACTCATATGTTAAGAATTGATCACCACCCAGTTGATCCAGATATCAATTACGACTACACTTGAGAAGATGCAACATTTGCAGCCGCAGCTGAACAAATAGGTTACATTGCAATGAAGGCAAAATGAAAAGTAACAACAAAGGCAGCAAAATATACATATTTAGGAATTAATACTGACTCAGGAAGATTTCAATATGAATACGTAGTTCAAAGAACATTCGATGTTATGTCTTATTTACACAAAGACAATGACTTTAGAGTATGAGATGTAAACTTTGATCTTTCAAAAAGAGATGAAAGAAAAGTTAGATTTGCAGCTTATGTTTTATTAAACTATAAGAGCGAAGGTAAAGTGCTTTATTTCCATGTTACAAAGAGAATTCAAAAGAAATTTAATCTCGCAGATAACGAAGCAAATGACGTAAATATTCTTGCAAACATTGGTGATTGTAAAATTTGAGTTCTATTTATCGATGAACCAGACGGAAACATTAGAGCTCGTGTTAGATCAAATGGTATTTGAATAAACCATATTTGTGAAAAATACAAACCAGGTGGTGGGCACGAAGTTGCAGCTGGGGCAAGTTGTCGTTCAAAAGCGGATATGAAATCATTAATCGAAGACTTAAAGGCTGAGGTTATAAAACATGATAGAGATTAA
- a CDS encoding DHH family phosphoesterase, whose protein sequence is MIEINEERKKIFQEIENKIKKYKNIVIFHHIRPDGDCLGSQFGLKHLILENFEGKNVYTIGDTKGIYPYLEFPMDKLENKKLENSLAIIVDANFKERLECREYLDNNIFDEVIRIDHHPNDDDLNASLVWVDRYSPAAAQQVAEIAYVLDWKVNSQAATYLYLGIYTDSVRLTTNLTNHKTMFLVAWLWSKNANKDLLHENMAKKTLEDIKINAFIQQNMKINNGVVSFYFSLEDQLKLGITDPLKANRPFVLASIDDNKAWVFFTQEKENQIRCEFRSTGACVRNVAVKWGGGGHHRASGAQIQDSSVIPQIVNDLEEEIKHLENYDNQ, encoded by the coding sequence ATGATAGAGATTAATGAAGAAAGAAAAAAAATATTTCAAGAAATTGAAAACAAAATTAAAAAATACAAAAATATAGTAATCTTTCACCATATTAGACCAGATGGAGACTGTTTAGGTTCTCAATTTGGATTAAAGCATTTAATTCTTGAAAACTTTGAAGGTAAAAATGTTTATACAATAGGTGATACAAAAGGAATTTATCCATATCTTGAATTTCCTATGGATAAATTAGAAAATAAGAAACTTGAAAACTCATTAGCTATCATAGTTGATGCAAATTTCAAAGAAAGACTTGAATGTAGAGAATATTTAGATAATAATATTTTTGATGAGGTAATAAGAATTGATCACCACCCTAATGATGATGATTTAAATGCTTCATTAGTTTGAGTAGACCGTTATTCTCCAGCAGCTGCTCAACAAGTAGCAGAAATTGCATATGTACTAGATTGAAAAGTTAATTCTCAGGCAGCGACATATCTATATCTTGGAATTTATACAGATTCAGTAAGATTAACAACAAATTTAACAAATCATAAAACAATGTTCTTGGTCGCTTGATTATGATCGAAAAATGCGAATAAAGATTTATTGCATGAAAATATGGCTAAAAAAACATTGGAAGACATTAAAATTAATGCTTTCATTCAACAAAATATGAAGATAAATAATGGGGTCGTATCTTTTTATTTTAGTTTAGAGGATCAATTAAAATTAGGTATTACAGATCCATTAAAAGCAAATCGTCCTTTTGTTCTTGCTTCAATTGACGATAATAAAGCATGAGTATTCTTTACACAAGAAAAAGAAAACCAAATAAGATGTGAATTTAGATCAACTGGTGCTTGTGTTAGAAATGTAGCAGTAAAATGAGGCGGCGGAGGACACCATAGAGCATCTGGAGCACAAATCCAAGATAGTTCAGTTATTCCACAAATAGTTAATGATCTAGAAGAAGAAATTAAGCATTTAGAAAACTATGACAATCAATAA